In Coregonus clupeaformis isolate EN_2021a chromosome 7, ASM2061545v1, whole genome shotgun sequence, one genomic interval encodes:
- the LOC121570451 gene encoding leucine-rich repeat-containing protein 30-like, protein MGAKQSKEEEMKRQARKSAGREDSLTSVERIRNHTYKQWGYSMLSLARRGLKEPPEELWHVTELEKLNLSLNCLQALPPALSILSNLVVLNLWGNQLTSLPPEIGQLRHLRVLFCYRNRLTEVPEELGNCTRLEVLSLANNQISGLPASFASLTCLRKLNLSHNKIVHIPGCVYTMKSLVFLHLACNRLECIAESIAALVELKILIVEGNEIHSLPKMICCLTRLELLNVDFNDIQNVPQEMHQLSRLEKLACHPLDKGLHIMQNPLQKQIKEVLEGGLTALFNYLKSN, encoded by the coding sequence ATGGGAGCCAAGCAGTCCaaggaggaggagatgaagagGCAGGCAAGGAAGAGTGCCGGTCGTGAGGACAGCTTGACGTCAGTGGAGCGGATCCGCAACCACACGTACAAACAGTGGGGCTACAGCATGCTCAGCCTGGCCCGCCGCGGCCTCAAGGAACCCCCCGAGGAACTGTGGCatgtgacagagcttgagaagctCAATCTGTCATTGAACTGCCTGCAGGCTCTGCCCCCCGCCCTTAGCATCCTCAGCAACCTGGTGGTCCTCAACCTGTGGGGGAACCAGCTGACCAGCCTGCCCCCAGAGATCGGCCAACTCAGACACCTCCGTGTCCTGTTCTGCTACCGCAACCGGCTGACCGAGGTACCAGAGGAGCTGGGCAACTGCACCAGGCTGGAGGTCCTCAGCCTGGCCAACAACCAGATATCTGGCCTCCCCGCCTCCTTCGCCAGCCTGACCTGCTTGCGCAAGCTCAACCTCAGCCACAACAAAATCGTTCACATCCCCGGTTGCGTCTACACCATGAAGAGTCTGGTCTTCCTCCACCTGGCCTGCAACAGGCTGGAGTGCATCGCCGAGAGCATCGCGGCACTGGTGGAGCTCAAGATCCTCATCGTGGAGGGGAACGAAATCCACTCACTGCCCAAGATGATCTGCTGCCTGACGCGCCTGGAGCTGCTCAACGTGGACTTCAACGACATCCAGAATGTGCCCCAAGAGATGCACCAGCTCAGCAGGCTGGAGAAGCTGGCCTGCCACCCTTTGGATAAGGGGCTCCACATCATGCAGAACCCCTTGCAGAAACAAATCAAAGAAGTGCTGGAAGGAGGCCTCACCGCCCTGTTTAATTATCTCAAATCTAATTGA